Genomic window (Zingiber officinale cultivar Zhangliang chromosome 2B, Zo_v1.1, whole genome shotgun sequence):
TAAAATATTTCAACTTTTCAAGAGAGatgttttaaataataataataataataataataaaaataaagtctTTAATTTTTTCCAATTGTGTTGGACTTTAAATTGAGAAAAACACTCGGTGGTAAACTAGAAAAATCCTAATTCTCCAGCCATGTTATCCATAACATGAGAGGTGCATGCATTTGTAGCAGTCCACCTTTAGCTAAAAATAGTCAGACCAATAATGATCAAAAGTCCAATCTCAATTCTCAACTCTCCCGTAAATTTCAACCAGTCGATCCAATTTAGAAACTTTTCCGCTCCCATCATTTCATAGATGGCAATGATTCAAGCCAGGAAACGAAAGTGGCACTATGACAGTGAGGTGGGAAAGCCAAGAATCTCATCCGGTGCCTTAACAATTTGGGGCATTTCCAGGAAGTGAGCCCCTCGTCATTCCATTGCATTTTATATGCCCAATCGTATGTCAGAGAGAGACTTGAGCGCCAAGGCATCCGAGAGGCGTAGAATCCGCTtcctccttccttccttccttcctctcGGTGTGTATTAAACCCAACCCGAAGCTAGAGATCGATCGAGTAGGGAGGAGAGTGTCGACAGACAGAATCGGGATGGCCGAAGCTATTCCTAACTTGGAGGTTGACATCGTGGTGGTGCCGTTCCCTCACGCCGGACACATCTTCCCGGCCACCCAACTCAGCGCTCACTTCGCCCGACGAAACTACAGGGTCGCTATCCTCCTGCCTTCCTCCTCCACCGCCTTCGCTTCTCCTCACCCCCTCGTCCGCCCCCTCCAGATCATCCCCTTGCCGGACCCCTTCCGCGTCCAGGCCAAGCCCCTCGAGGACGCCCTCGACTCTCTCCTCCTCGCCTTCTTCGCCCGGAACACCTCCCTCCTCTGCGTTGTCGTCGACGACATGCTCAGCGGCCTCATCGACACCTGCCTCGCGCACTCCGTCCCCCCCGTCAGCCTCTTCACCTCCGGCGCATGCGCCGCAGCCCTCGACTACGTGTCCTGGCAACTGGACGTCGACGCCCTCCCCGACTCCTCCGCCGCGGTTCCCATCCCCGGCCTCCCCGACGACATAGCCCTCACCCCAGCCGACATCCTCAGCACCCGCCACAGGCCCTTCGGCGGCCCGGCTTGCCCCGGTGGACCTCGCCGCCAGAGGGGCGTCGAGGGGGCCGACGGCGCCATCGCGCTGCTCATCAACACGTGCGGCGATCTGGAGCGTCCCTTCTTGGACTACGTCTCCAAGGCGGCGGGGAAGCCGGCCTGGGGCGTCGGCCCGTTGCTGCCTGATTCGTTCTGGCGAGCCGCGGCGGGGTCAACGGGGGAGGGCGAGGTCCGCTCCGGGAAAGAGTTCGGCGTGGACGTGAAGGAGCTCGTGCAATGGTTGGACGCGAAGCCGACGGGATCGGT
Coding sequences:
- the LOC122048606 gene encoding UDP-glycosyltransferase 73C4-like yields the protein MAEAIPNLEVDIVVVPFPHAGHIFPATQLSAHFARRNYRVAILLPSSSTAFASPHPLVRPLQIIPLPDPFRVQAKPLEDALDSLLLAFFARNTSLLCVVVDDMLSGLIDTCLAHSVPPVSLFTSGACAAALDYVSWQLDVDALPDSSAAVPIPGLPDDIALTPADILSTRHRPFGGPACPGGPRRQRGVEGADGAIALLINTCGDLERPFLDYVSKAAGKPAWGVGPLLPDSFWRAAAGSTGEGEVRSGKEFGVDVKELVQWLDAKPTGSVIFISFGSLVAPSGEELAQLAAALDDVNLPFVWVMQPEAKASDAMGQPTESGGRLLLQAEEVAKRRQGMVIRGWAPQLLILGHPAVGGFLSHCGWNSTVEAVARGVPILAWPVRGDQHHNAKLVVRHLKVGCAVRRPVDGLSSATAVTKEDLASGIRRLMGDEGIRRRAASARAFFAGGFPESSSSSLDAFLELASSQFRPGFSH